Proteins from one Nicotiana tabacum cultivar K326 chromosome 23, ASM71507v2, whole genome shotgun sequence genomic window:
- the LOC107822130 gene encoding glucan endo-1,3-beta-glucosidase 5: MAEKQTTLVCLVAVTVLLLIQVVESDIGVNWGTISLHRMSPSTVVDLLKDNKIQKVKLFDADPDVMKGLMGSGLEVMVGIPNDMLALLSSSVAASDLWVSQNVSRYMVKGGVNIRYVAVGNEPFLTSYSGQYQSYVVPAMTNLQQSLAKANLARNVKLVVPCNADAYESSLPSQGTFRPELTQIITQLVSFLNSNGSPFVVNIYPFLSLYGNSDFPQDYAFFEGTTHAVTDGPNVYSNAFDGNLDTLIAALAKIGYSQMPIVIGEVGWPTDGAISANLTAARVFNQGLAKHVLSNKGTPLRPGVPPMDVYLFSLFDEGAKSVLPGNFERHWGIFSFDGQSKYPLNLGNGPLKNAKDVQYLPYRWCVANPYKNLAEAANHFKIACSYADCTTLNYGGSCYGIGAKGNISYAFNSYYQLQKQNPRSCDFDGLGMVTFLNPSIGECRFLVGVSDHTTSSGFMLHNNWISVLIILWDAWLFLM; this comes from the exons ATGGCTGAAAAACAGACTACCCTTGTCTGTTTGGTAGCTGTGACAGTGTTGTTATTAATTCAAGTAGTGGAATCTGATATTGGAGTTAATTGGGGCACAATATCTTTGCACAGGATGTCACCTTCCACTGTAGTAGATCTTCTCAAAGATAACAAAATACagaaagttaaattatttgatgcAGACCCAGATGTAATGAAAGGTCTAATGGGAAGTGGGCTTGAAGTTATGGTTGGGATACCAAATGATATGTTAGCCCTTCTTAGCTCATCTGTTGCTGCTTCTGATTTGTGGGTCTCTCAAAATGTCTCCAGATATATGGTTAAAGGCGGTGTTAATATCAG GTATGTTGCAGTTGGTAATGAGCCTTTTCTTACAAGTTATTCTGGTCAATACCAATCATACGTCGTCCCTGCTATGACGAATTTGCAACAGTCTTTGGCCAAAGCAAATCTTGCTAGGAATGTAAAGCTGGTAGTACCATGCAATGCCGATGCCTACGAGTCTTCCCTTCCTTCACAAGGAACCTTCCGACCCGAATTGACCCAAATCATTACCCAGCTCGTCTCATTTCTCAACTCTAACGGTTCACCATTTGTGGTAAATATTTATCCATTCCTCAGCCTATATGGAAACTCAGACTTCCCTCAAGATTATGCTTTTTTTGAAGGGACAACACATGCTGTGACCGACGGGCCTAATGTCTACTCTAACGCGTTTGATGGAAATTTGGACACGTTAATAGCAGCCCTCGCAAAAATCGGATACAGTCAAATGCCTATAGTTATAGGAGAGGTAGGTTGGCCTACGGATGGCGCCATCAGTGCTAATCTTACAGCTGCAAGGGTCTTCAACCAAGGCCTTGCGAAACATGTTCTTAGCAACAAAGGAACTCCTCTTAGGCCAGGGGTTCCCCCTATGGACGTTTATCTTTTCAGTCTTTTCGATGAAGGTGCAAAAAGTGTTCTTCCGGGTAACTTTGAGAGACACTGGGGCATTTTCTCTTTCGATGGCCAGTCGAAATATCCATTGAACCTCGGAAATGGTCCATTAAAGAACGCAAAGGATGTTCAGTATCTCCCATATAGGTGGTGTGTTGCAAACCCTTACAAAAATCTTGCTGAAGCGGCCAACCACTTCAAAATTGCTTGTAGTTATGCGGATTGCACGACGCTTAATTATGGAGGATCATGTTACGGAATTGGAGCAAAGGGTAATATATCATATGCATTCAACAGTTACTATCAACTGCAAAAGCAGAATCCGCGGAGCTGTGATTTTGATGGGCTCGGGATGGTTACTTTCTTGAATCCTTCGATTGGCGAGTGCAGATTTCTTGTTGGGGTTAGTGATCATACTACTTCCTCAGGTTTTATGTTGCACAACAATTGGATCTCAGTGTTGATTATTCTTTGGGATGCTTGGTTATTCTTGATGTGA
- the LOC107822128 gene encoding ATP-dependent 6-phosphofructokinase 2-like: MQRASKTTTYVTLLLSLSLYIPPRSYPSPLNFLLSSTAHYLANFCSLIMANSSSISISNIQLQHLTHITDYLNTIQKYTNPLDKNPFYRTVPGFYLTPADIVLRNIIIDLSGNFPSPTPSLAYHRAGPRKQILFNPSTVKAAIVTCGGLCPGLNTVIRELVVGLWEMYGVREIFGIKAGYRGFYTYDPVLLNPKMVDDWHKRGGTVLETSRGGFDLNKIVNAIQDHGFNQVYIIGGDGTMRGAVKIFEEVKRRKLYISVVGIPKTVDNDVGIIDRSFGFQTAVEMAQQAINAAHVEAESAVNGIGLVKLMGRSTGHIALHATLSSRDVDCCLIPEIDFYLEGKGGLLKFLEARLKETGHAVLVVAEGAGQDIIPRTESQKSEKDESGNPVFLDVGGWLKSELKNWWNGDHPNELFTIKYIDPTYMIRAVPANATDNSYCTLLAHSTIHGVMAGYTGFVCGPINGNYAYIPVDEVAKAKNKVDTKDHKWSWFRSVSNQPDFIRS; this comes from the exons ATGCAAAGAGCTTCCAAAACCACCACGTACGTAACTCTACTACTCTCTCTTTCCCTATATATCCCGCCACGTTCATATCCCTCTCCTCTTAACTTTCTTCTTAGTTCTACTGCCCATTATCTTGCTAATTTTTGCTCTCTGATTATGGCTAATTCATCTTCAATTTCCATCTCAAATATTCAACTCCAGCACTTAACTCACATCACAGATTACTTGAATACTATCCAAAAATACACTAATCCACTTGACAAAAACCCATTTTACCGTACAGTTCCTGGTTTTTACCTAACCCCAGCTGATATCGTCCTACGCAACATCATCATTGATCTTTCTGGAAATTTCCCATCTCCTACACCTTCTTTAGCTTACCACAGAGCTGGCCCGCGCAAGCAAATCTTGTTCAACCCAAGCACTGTAAAAGCCGCAATTGTAACGTGTGGTGGTTTGTGTCCTGGTTTGAATACTGTTATTAGGGAATTAGTGGTTGGGTTATGGGAAATGTATGGAGTTAGAGAGATTTTTGGTATCAAAGCGGGTTATCGCGGATTTTATACTTATGATCCGGTTTTACTGAATCCTAAAATGGTTGATGATTGGCATAAGAGAGGTGGTACTGTGCTTGAGACATCTAGGGGTGGTTTTGATTTGAATAAGATTGTCAATGCTATTCAAGATCATGGCTTTAATCAG GTTTACATCATAGGAGGAGACGGTACGATGCGCGGAGCAGTGAAGATATTCGAGGAAGTAAAACGACGAAAATTATATATCTCAGTGGTCGGGATTCCCAAAACAGTTGACAATGATGTTGGCATTATAGACAGATCATTCGGGTTTCAAACCGCAGTGGAGATGGCGCAACAAGCGATTAATGCAGCTCATGTAGAAGCTGAGAGTGCAGTAAATGGTATAGGGCTGGTTAAACTTATGGGTCGCAGTACTGGTCATATTGCATTACATGCAACGTTAAGTAGTCGTGACGTAGATTGTTGTTTGATTCCCGAGATCGACTTCTACTTGGAAG GTAAAGGAGGGTTGCTGAAATTTCTTGAGGCTCGACTAAAGGAGACGGGGCACGCAGTGTTAGTGGTTGCAGAGGGTGCAGGACAAGATATAATTCCGAGGACAGAATCCCAGAAATCAGAGAAGGATGAGTCGGGCAACCCGGTTTTCTTGGATGTAGGAGGGTGGTTGAAGTCAGAACTCAAGAACTGGTGGAACGGGGATCATCCGAACGAGTTGTTCACTATAAAATACATTGATCCTACGTATATGATACGCGCGGTTCCTGCAAATGCAACGGATAATTCGTACTGCACTCTGCTCGCGCACTCGACGATTCATGGAGTTATGGCAGGGTATACTGGATTTGTTTGTGGACCTATAAATGGAAACTATGCATATATTCCAGTAGATGAGGTTGCAAAGGCAAAGAACAAAGTTGACACCAAAGATCATAAATGGTCATGGTTCAGATCGGTTAGTAATCAGCCTGATTTTATCAGAAGTTGA